The Leishmania major strain Friedlin complete genome, chromosome 23 nucleotide sequence AGATGAGCAACATCGAGGCAGCCAAGACGGTCGCTAGTCTCATCAGCAGCACGCTGGGTCCGTGTGCCATGCTGAAGATGATCATAGACCCCATGGGCGGCACAGTTCTGACGAACGATGGCAACTGCATCCTGCGCGAGATCGACGTAGTGCACCCCGCGGCGAAGCACATGCTGGAACTCGCCCGCGCTCAGGACGAGGAAGTGGGTGACGGGACGACCTCAGTGATTATTCTGACGGGCGAGATTCTCAGTCTGGCGCAGCCGTTGCTGGAGCGCAACATCCATCCGCTCAAGATTGTGAAGGGCTTCACCCAAGCGCTGTCCgatgcgctggcggcggtggagaagaTTGCCACCTCAATCGATCCCGAGAacaaggagcagctggaggatgTAGTGCGCGCCTGCCTTGGCACCAAGTTCAACTcccgcgaggaggagctgatgTGCCGCATGGCCGTTGATGCAACGCTGCGTGTGGTGCAGGTGAACCCCATCACTGGAGTCAAGGACATCGACATCAAGCGCTACGCCAAAGTGGAGAAGATTCCTGGCGGCTCCATTACGGACAGCGTTGTGCTGGATGGCGTCATGTTCAATAAGGACCACATTCACTCGAAGATGCGCCGCTTCATCGAGAGCCCGCGCATCCTCTTGTTGGATTGCCCGCTTGAGTACAAGAAGCCGGAGACGACCATCAACGTGGAGGTGACCAAGGACACCGACTGGGAGGCTCTGCTGAAACAGGAGGAGGACTACGTCCGCTCTATCTGCAATGTCATCATTTCCTTCAAGCCGGATGTAGTAATTACGGAGAAGGGCGCCTCTGACTTGGCGGCGCACTTCCTGTACAAGGCTGGCATCACCTGCATCCGCCGCCTTCGCAAGACAGACAACAACCGCATAGCCcgtgccaccagcgccaccatcGTTAGCCGCGTGGAGGAGCTGACGCAGGAGCACATTGGCAAGGCGGGCTTATTTGAAATCAAGAAAATCGGCGATGAGTACTTCACCTTCATCACTGGCTGCCCAGGGGGCTCTGCGTGCAGTATTCTGCTTCGTGGCGCCAGCAAGGACACGCTGAATGAGATGGAGCGCAACCTGCATGATGCCATGTGCGTAGCGCGCAACATCATCCTCGAGCCGCGCATCGTCtacggcgctgcgtcgtgcGAGATGTCTGTCTCCTCCACCCTCATGGCAAAGGCCAAGTCCATTGGCGGCGTGGAGCAGGCTGCGTACcaggcggtggcgatggcgctggaggtggtgccgcgCATTCTGACGAGCAACTGCGGCGCCAACGTGATTCGTGTGGTCACGGATCTCCGAGCACGCCACACGAACCCGGAGGGGTGGTACTGGGGCATCGACGGCCACAGCGGGCACATTGTTGATGTGCGCACCATCAAGGTTATCGAGCCCGCTGCGGTGAAGGTTCAGGCGCTGAAGACTGCGATCGAGGCGGCATCCATGATTCTGCGCGTCGACGACGTTGTGTCCGGTACCAAGCTCCGCGAAGAGAAGCCGACCGCGAAGCCGCAACAGCAGGATGAGGACCCCGATGGGGCTGCAGAGCCGTAAGACGGAATACCTAGGGAAGCGGGAAAAGGACAACAccgagagaggcagaggggtAAGGAGACAGGCATGGCGCCGTAAGTGGGACGTTCATCTGCGTTCCATCtgctccctcctctctctctgttcttTCTCTCCATGCGTGTTCCACGCAGACGCATCAGTGTTTTATAATTGGAAGTTGTGCCAAGCGGAGCGGGTCATGCGCGTTGATGTTGTGGGCACTTGTTTgtgattgtgtgtgtgtgccgtgaAGCAGATTAAACgaggagaggcagaagaaaaaaaagggataGCGTTGCTGGACAGGCGTCGGGGTAGAAAGGGCTGGCCAGGGACACGTTGCAGgcaaaaagagaggaggagggggaaggccACAGTGCAAAAcctttgtgcgcgtgtgtgcatcacTTCCACTTTAGCGTGAGTGCCTTGTTTCTGCCGCTCCCTAACCTTCTACGCAAGCCAGGAACACAGAAGAAAAATGAGAAACGATAGCGCGCCGGGACGCCACACATCCACCGACTCCCACCCCTTCCCGTGCGCACGCGAACACCCACAACCGTAGATGACTACGGGAGAACAAGGAATGACTAGCCTGGAATCTATATAGAGGTGTGTGTTGCCTGGACgctttgcccccccccccccccccccccacgccCAGTCCGTGCCACCAAATGATGTGCGTGAGAGCTTGGAAAGAAAAGTGCGCACCCACGTCTGCACACCTAGATGCATGATTGCACGAACTGTACGTTGTCGCTTGGGTGAGTGCCTCTCTTTATCTGGCATCCATCGCTCTTCGGAGAATCGCGCGGCGTCGTTGCCAACTCGGCGCCGTACAGCTGTagggtgaggggggaggggagggcgtaTTGAAGCGAATAGCGGGGTGAAGACCTTTCATTTTCATCATCCCTTCTTCTTGTTTCGGGCTCCTCAATGCACCATCATGCctttgcgtgcgtgcatgcgagTGTGCGCTGACTTCGACAACGCGAAAgggaaacaacaacagctGCAccagggagagagagaacgagatgAAGGCGGGTGGCGGAGTGGAAGGCGGTGGGAGGGggccgctgacggcgcgaTGTGTTCAACGGAATAGCGTCTGGCGTTAGCCCGTGGCCGTACCACGTTCTTCTCCGTTGTTTGCTGGCTTTGTGTTGTCCATCTGTGTGCTGTGTAAGTAACGGAAAAGGAGCAAAGGCAAAATGCATGTTTGTGGGTCTTGTCCGTGTCCATCTCCCAACCTCAAGTAACGGGGGGAGAGCCGAAAGGCGAAAAGGGAACAAGTAGAAAAACGTATGCACACACCCTCACAACGAGATCCAGCACCGGACGTCTAGGCAGGCGGGTGAAACAGGCGCGAGCCTGCTGGGCCGAATGCGGCTTACACACAGGACTCAGCCGTTCCTTCTTCATTCGAGAGCGCCCGAAGGCGCGTCGACGGCGGATGGCGGAAAGGTGATTAGGAACGGGGAGTAGTTGCCGCCCCTGTCACCTTTTGTTGTGAGGAGACAAAGATGGGCAAACATACAAGCGCAAATATGGAGAGGAGGACACTATGGAAAAGAATGCGTTTTGGCGCTCCAGCGCGCcacctctccgtctccttgaccatcacccccccccccccaaggCTTGAAGTCCGCACCGAACTCCCTCTCTATGGTTATGTTGCttcgctcttcttctgctGTTGCTTCTCATTCCTTCGTCCTCCTTCCGTTTGTGTACATTGGCACTTTTATGGAAGCGGCACCAACACACCCCTCCCCATCTCGAAAGTGTGTACCAGCTCGGCTAACTGAAGCGTGTCGGCAGGCCAGCGCATCTGACCAGGGTCCTTGGGAGCGGCACTTGCGTGGATGCATCAAGCGCTTCTGTGTTTGTTTTGCTTGCGCTAGCGGACCATGCTTCGTTTGACCAGCTGGTGCCTGGGGGGAGCCGTTtcccgcgccgccgccgccgccgccaagcaACGAGGCCGAAAGCCGCGCTCCAGGTCTGCTCGAGGTCGCCCGCCCTCCAATCCGGGAAGGAAAGCCGTTAGCAGAAGCTCGACACCGAAGGCGACACGTGGGCGGTCTAGTTCCCAAGGCCGTGGCCGTGGCCGTGGCCAGAGCCGTGGCCGGGGTCGCCCTTCTCTCGCCTCTTCTCCAAGCCGGTCGGCCAAGGATGCTGCGAAGCCCGCGCCCCCAGTAAAGGCAAAGGCGACCGCCTCCGCGAGTTACACGGATGAGAGCAAGTACGCCTCGGCGCGGCCAGCGTATATGTCAGCAGAGCGCGAGCAGGAGGTTCTGCAGATGGCGGAGCGGATGCAGACGAAGGACACATCGACCGAGGTGCCTGTCGCGTCGTTCGCATACGAAATCCTCAAGGCGCACCCGTCGGTGCGGGACATGGGCCTGCGTGAGCGCATGGACTTCTTGCTCAAGCGCTGGAACCGGCTCAGCAAAGCTCAGAAGCTAGACTACGTGAATGACCCCTTGCGCGGGCTACTGTGAGAATGGGTGCCGGTGCGGTTTGTGTGCGGGGC carries:
- a CDS encoding putative T-complex protein 1, gamma subunit — protein: MNGQQPVIVMNQRVERESGRKAQMSNIEAAKTVASLISSTLGPCAMLKMIIDPMGGTVLTNDGNCILREIDVVHPAAKHMLELARAQDEEVGDGTTSVIILTGEILSLAQPLLERNIHPLKIVKGFTQALSDALAAVEKIATSIDPENKEQLEDVVRACLGTKFNSREEELMCRMAVDATLRVVQVNPITGVKDIDIKRYAKVEKIPGGSITDSVVLDGVMFNKDHIHSKMRRFIESPRILLLDCPLEYKKPETTINVEVTKDTDWEALLKQEEDYVRSICNVIISFKPDVVITEKGASDLAAHFLYKAGITCIRRLRKTDNNRIARATSATIVSRVEELTQEHIGKAGLFEIKKIGDEYFTFITGCPGGSACSILLRGASKDTLNEMERNLHDAMCVARNIILEPRIVYGAASCEMSVSSTLMAKAKSIGGVEQAAYQAVAMALEVVPRILTSNCGANVIRVVTDLRARHTNPEGWYWGIDGHSGHIVDVRTIKVIEPAAVKVQALKTAIEAASMILRVDDVVSGTKLREEKPTAKPQQQDEDPDGAAEP